In Mycobacterium sp. JS623, one genomic interval encodes:
- the speB gene encoding agmatinase, with protein sequence MTSQPPIGPVDATRVPRYAGPATFARLPRTDQVTHTDVAVVGIPFDSGVSYRPGARFGPAHIRAASKLLRPYHPRLDVEPFAVHQVADAGDIAVNPFDIAEAITTIERASDELRYGGTKLITLGGDHTIALPLLRSLHRDHGPIAVLHFDAHLDTWDTYFGAPFTHGTPFRRASEEGLLDPEHCLHVGIRGPLYASTDLTDDKVLGFQVIGTDDFQLDGLAAVIERMRARLGDAPVYVSVDIDVLDPAHAPGTGTPEAGGITSRELLHCLRNLVGVNLVGADIVEVAPAYDHAEITGIAAAHVAYELLSVLAASK encoded by the coding sequence ATGACGTCACAGCCCCCGATCGGACCGGTAGATGCCACCCGCGTGCCGCGCTATGCCGGCCCGGCCACATTCGCACGCCTGCCCCGCACCGACCAAGTCACCCACACCGACGTCGCCGTCGTCGGCATCCCGTTCGATTCGGGTGTCTCTTATCGGCCGGGCGCGCGCTTCGGGCCGGCCCACATTCGCGCCGCGTCGAAGCTGCTGCGGCCATATCACCCGCGGCTGGACGTTGAGCCCTTCGCGGTTCACCAGGTGGCCGACGCAGGCGACATCGCCGTCAACCCGTTCGACATCGCCGAGGCGATCACCACGATCGAGCGCGCGTCTGACGAATTGCGCTACGGCGGGACGAAGCTGATCACGCTGGGCGGTGACCACACCATCGCGCTGCCGCTGCTGCGGTCACTGCACCGCGACCACGGCCCGATCGCGGTACTGCACTTCGACGCTCACCTCGACACCTGGGACACCTACTTCGGTGCGCCGTTCACTCACGGCACACCGTTCCGTCGTGCCAGCGAAGAGGGGTTGCTGGATCCCGAGCACTGCCTGCATGTCGGAATTCGCGGGCCTTTGTACGCGTCCACCGATCTGACCGACGACAAGGTGCTCGGCTTCCAGGTGATCGGCACAGACGACTTCCAGCTCGACGGCCTCGCCGCGGTGATCGAACGGATGCGGGCGCGCCTGGGCGACGCACCGGTCTACGTGTCCGTCGACATCGACGTGCTCGACCCGGCGCACGCACCGGGAACCGGCACGCCGGAGGCGGGCGGCATCACGAGCCGCGAGCTGTTGCATTGCCTGCGAAACCTGGTGGGCGTCAACCTTGTTGGCGCCGACATCGTCGAGGTCGCGCCCGCGTACGACCACGCCGAGATCACCGGCATCGCCGCCGCCCATGTCGCGTACGAGCTGTTGTCCGTGCTGGCGGCCTCCAAATGA
- a CDS encoding 5-guanidino-2-oxopentanoate decarboxylase → MTRNRNGGAAVVETLAAHGVDTIFGIPGTHNLELYRHFPATGIRAVTPRHEQGAGYAAEAYARVTGRPGVVVATSGPGLTNTMTAAATAYAESQPMLIVSSGMPTGSEDQDLGQLHEAKNTSAAMGQLVRWSTRVRDADEAAEAVTEAFESFTGGRPRPVHIEIPVDVLEQQWSGQPRIAVKVTAPQADPDEIARIAAVLAAATQPMVIAGGGAVDAQAELTALVETLGAPVATTVNGKGVVDEGHPLSVGASVRLRTVQKAAADSDALLVVGTELGDSDLWEGQIRGRTVIRCDIDAAQLNKNCRADHTLLGDAANTVAALCAALPGNRPSVPERAAALRVACREEAAKDAGPYAEINAAVRAALPADGVLTGDSSQVTYFGSVHFFDMPAPRRFCYSPGFATLGYGLPAGIGAAIGKPATPVAVLLGDGALMFSVQELITLVEQRLSVPVIVVDNGGYREIRDQEAARNIPPIGVDLRTPDFAALAVAMGARGARTTSTADLTDMVRGALGADGPTLIHFDIR, encoded by the coding sequence ATGACCAGGAATCGCAACGGTGGCGCGGCTGTGGTGGAAACCCTTGCCGCACATGGCGTCGACACCATCTTCGGTATTCCCGGCACGCACAACCTGGAGCTGTATCGCCACTTCCCGGCGACCGGCATCCGCGCGGTCACCCCACGTCACGAGCAGGGCGCCGGGTATGCCGCCGAGGCCTACGCGCGAGTCACGGGACGGCCCGGCGTGGTCGTCGCAACCAGCGGTCCAGGGCTGACCAACACCATGACCGCCGCGGCGACCGCTTATGCCGAGTCGCAGCCGATGCTGATCGTCTCGTCGGGCATGCCCACCGGCAGCGAGGACCAGGATTTGGGACAGCTGCACGAGGCAAAGAACACCAGTGCTGCGATGGGTCAGCTGGTCCGCTGGAGCACGCGGGTCCGCGATGCCGATGAAGCGGCCGAAGCCGTCACCGAGGCGTTCGAATCCTTCACCGGTGGGCGACCGCGCCCAGTACACATCGAAATTCCGGTCGACGTGCTGGAGCAGCAGTGGTCAGGCCAACCGCGTATTGCCGTGAAAGTTACTGCGCCTCAAGCTGATCCGGACGAGATTGCCCGGATCGCCGCGGTGTTGGCGGCTGCCACCCAGCCCATGGTCATTGCCGGCGGGGGAGCCGTTGACGCACAAGCGGAGCTGACCGCGCTGGTCGAGACGCTCGGAGCGCCGGTCGCCACCACGGTCAACGGCAAGGGTGTCGTCGACGAGGGGCATCCGCTGTCGGTCGGCGCATCGGTTCGATTGCGCACCGTGCAGAAGGCGGCCGCCGATAGCGACGCGCTGCTCGTGGTCGGCACAGAACTCGGCGATTCGGATCTGTGGGAGGGCCAGATTCGCGGTCGGACTGTGATCCGTTGCGACATCGACGCGGCTCAGCTGAACAAGAACTGCCGGGCCGACCACACGCTGCTCGGTGACGCCGCCAACACCGTCGCCGCACTTTGCGCCGCCCTGCCCGGGAACCGGCCGTCGGTGCCCGAGCGGGCCGCTGCGTTACGGGTGGCATGTCGCGAGGAAGCCGCCAAGGACGCAGGCCCGTATGCGGAGATCAACGCGGCCGTGCGCGCGGCACTGCCCGCCGACGGTGTGCTCACCGGGGACAGCTCGCAAGTCACCTACTTCGGATCGGTCCATTTCTTCGACATGCCTGCGCCGCGCCGGTTTTGCTATTCACCCGGATTCGCGACTCTCGGCTACGGGCTGCCCGCGGGTATCGGCGCCGCGATAGGCAAGCCGGCTACGCCGGTGGCCGTGCTGCTCGGTGACGGCGCGCTGATGTTTTCCGTGCAGGAGCTGATAACGCTTGTCGAGCAACGGCTTTCGGTGCCGGTGATCGTTGTCGACAACGGTGGCTATCGGGAGATCCGCGACCAGGAGGCGGCTCGTAACATCCCGCCGATCGGTGTCGACCTGCGCACCCCGGATTTCGCCGCGCTGGCGGTCGCGATGGGTGCGCGCGGTGCGCGCACGACGTCGACGGCCGACCTGACCGACATGGTCCGCGGCGCGCTGGGCGCCGACGGCCCGACCCTCATCCATTTCGACATCCGCTGA